One window of the bacterium genome contains the following:
- the rpsI gene encoding 30S ribosomal protein S9, producing MSAPLAAVGRRKTATARVRLVPGNGKVTINHRDIKDYFPRGSHQIHVTEPLTVVEAGSKYDVIALTRGGGPSGQAGAIRLGIARALVKIDEEMKKALKPIGAMSRDPRMKERRKYGLAKARKRYQFSKR from the coding sequence ATGAGCGCACCATTAGCAGCTGTTGGCCGCCGCAAGACCGCGACCGCACGAGTTCGCCTCGTACCCGGCAACGGCAAGGTGACGATCAACCATCGCGACATCAAAGATTATTTTCCCCGCGGATCGCATCAGATTCACGTGACCGAACCTTTGACGGTAGTCGAAGCCGGTTCCAAATATGATGTGATTGCTTTGACCCGTGGCGGCGGACCGAGTGGTCAAGCCGGCGCGATTCGTCTTGGTATCGCGCGTGCCCTCGTAAAAATCGATGAAGAGATGAAAAAAGCTCTGAAACCCATCGGTGCGATGAGCCGCGATCCCCGTATGAAAGAACGTCGTAAATACGGTTTGGCTAAGGCTCGTAAGCGTTACCAGTTCAGCAAACGTTAA
- the rplM gene encoding 50S ribosomal protein L13 — MPKADQIKQKWFVVDAADQTLGRFASRVASILKGKNKAYYAPHMDCGDFVVVVNADKVRLTGKKTKIKEYIHNTMYPGGQRITKFEDMIRTKPERVVYLAVHGMLPKNTLGAKMIKKLKIYAGEKHPHSAQNPETLKF; from the coding sequence ATGCCCAAGGCCGACCAAATCAAACAGAAGTGGTTCGTCGTGGATGCTGCTGACCAAACACTGGGTCGCTTTGCCAGCCGTGTAGCGTCAATTCTCAAAGGCAAAAACAAAGCGTATTATGCGCCGCATATGGATTGCGGAGATTTTGTGGTCGTAGTGAATGCGGACAAAGTTCGCTTGACCGGCAAAAAAACAAAAATCAAAGAATACATTCATAATACGATGTATCCCGGCGGACAACGAATCACTAAGTTTGAAGATATGATTCGCACCAAACCGGAACGCGTTGTGTATTTGGCCGTGCATGGCATGCTGCCCAAAAACACGCTCGGCGCTAAAATGATAAAGAAGCTGAAAATTTATGCGGGCGAAAAACATCCGCATTCAGCTCAGAATCCTGAAACGTTAAAATTTTAA
- the thiH gene encoding 2-iminoacetate synthase ThiH, whose amino-acid sequence MSFYSRWQSYRWPVVENLLDTRTKKSVENILADASDIKFPEDVITLLSPASDAYRHVIAQQAKQQIHRPIHLYTPLYLSNYCHNSCTYCGFRVENKIQRVVLNQAQIEKELQAIAATGVRRVLLVTGEERRFAGVTYIAEAVRIAKTLFDHVRIEVQPLNTDDYALLREAGCEGVYIYQETYHETNYRLYHPRGMKSHFCHRLETPDRIAMSGISKIGLGVLLGLENWRVDAFFLAMHAAYLKEAYPKLQITISFPRIRPAVGVQNKASDVFESDLHYLIAVFRWINPDWDIAMSTRESPDFRNRTLKLGVTSISVGSKTQPGGYLKNDTTELEQFAVHDNRSAETMRSFLEKNVRMYD is encoded by the coding sequence ATGTCTTTTTATTCGCGTTGGCAATCTTATCGCTGGCCTGTAGTAGAGAATCTTTTAGACACACGAACAAAAAAATCGGTAGAAAATATCCTTGCCGATGCGTCTGATATTAAATTTCCCGAAGACGTTATAACTCTGCTTTCTCCGGCCTCCGACGCATATCGTCATGTAATAGCTCAACAAGCTAAACAGCAAATCCATCGCCCGATTCATTTGTACACCCCGCTTTATCTGTCAAATTATTGTCACAACAGTTGTACGTATTGTGGATTTCGTGTAGAAAATAAAATTCAACGCGTTGTGCTCAATCAAGCACAGATCGAAAAAGAATTACAAGCGATAGCGGCGACGGGTGTTCGTCGTGTGCTATTGGTCACAGGCGAAGAGCGTCGATTTGCAGGCGTAACCTATATTGCGGAGGCTGTGCGTATAGCCAAAACATTATTTGACCATGTACGGATCGAGGTACAACCGTTGAATACGGATGACTACGCTTTACTCCGCGAAGCCGGGTGTGAAGGGGTTTATATATATCAAGAAACGTATCATGAGACTAACTACCGTCTATATCATCCGCGCGGAATGAAGTCGCATTTCTGCCATCGGCTTGAAACACCGGATCGCATTGCGATGTCGGGGATTTCGAAAATCGGATTAGGTGTTTTGCTCGGGCTTGAGAACTGGCGTGTGGATGCGTTTTTTTTAGCCATGCATGCGGCGTATCTCAAAGAAGCGTATCCCAAGTTGCAAATCACTATTTCATTTCCGCGTATTCGACCTGCTGTCGGTGTGCAAAATAAAGCCTCCGATGTATTTGAGAGTGATTTGCATTATTTGATTGCGGTATTTCGATGGATCAATCCGGATTGGGATATAGCGATGTCGACGCGCGAATCACCCGATTTTCGCAATCGCACATTGAAGCTTGGCGTAACCTCGATCAGTGTCGGCTCTAAAACACAACCGGGTGGTTACTTGAAAAATGATACAACCGAACTGGAACAGTTTGCCGTGCATGATAACCGTTCCGCTGAAACAATGCGCAGTTTTTTAGAAAAGAATGTTCGAATGTATGATTGA
- a CDS encoding sulfite exporter TauE/SafE family protein: MFEIYSALLVGVLGSFHCIGMCGPLALAIPQRDRRWFMLVRSALLYNGGRAFTYAMMGLVVGAVGATLQTVGLQQGLSIGLGVAILLALFLPNSIKQKIWPDSSLQGGWTAMRRWFGQVLRDPNPTSLLTLGLLNGFLPCGLVYIALGGAMATGHAWEGALYMALFGLGTLPAMTAVAIFGQFITTTTRQKITRLIPVVVGGVAVLLILRGLSLGIPYISPDMHAVAAGSSESCCSKH; the protein is encoded by the coding sequence ATGTTTGAAATATACTCAGCATTATTGGTGGGTGTACTTGGAAGTTTCCACTGTATCGGCATGTGTGGTCCATTGGCATTAGCGATACCACAACGTGATCGTCGGTGGTTTATGCTGGTAAGATCAGCTTTGCTGTACAATGGCGGCCGAGCTTTTACATATGCCATGATGGGTTTGGTTGTAGGGGCAGTTGGTGCGACGCTGCAGACCGTTGGGCTCCAACAAGGATTATCTATTGGGCTTGGTGTGGCCATTTTGTTAGCGCTTTTTCTGCCGAATTCGATCAAACAAAAAATATGGCCGGACTCATCGCTCCAGGGCGGTTGGACAGCGATGCGGAGATGGTTTGGTCAAGTTCTGCGTGATCCCAATCCTACATCACTCCTCACACTGGGTTTACTCAACGGGTTTTTACCGTGTGGATTGGTCTACATAGCGCTCGGAGGTGCTATGGCCACAGGTCATGCGTGGGAAGGTGCGTTGTATATGGCATTATTCGGATTGGGCACGTTGCCGGCAATGACCGCTGTTGCAATTTTTGGTCAATTCATTACCACCACAACGCGCCAGAAAATCACTAGATTGATTCCTGTCGTAGTAGGTGGCGTGGCTGTTTTATTGATTCTCAGGGGGCTGTCTCTTGGTATCCCGTATATCAGTCCGGATATGCACGCCGTGGCTGCCGGTAGTAGCGAATCCTGTTGTTCCAAACATTAA
- a CDS encoding FixH family protein — protein sequence MSLFKNWGFRITVLYVGFALLILGMVFVSSMSREDLVSTNYYDNEIAYEKRIQAIKRTKKLEQKPTWNISERAMTVVFPEPISQITGGTLTLYRASDADRDIVVPLKLDSLRSQAIDLQKALPGMWRAKLEWKSENNDYYLEDVIYIE from the coding sequence ATGTCATTATTTAAAAACTGGGGATTCCGAATCACTGTGCTCTATGTTGGTTTTGCGCTTCTCATTCTTGGAATGGTATTTGTTTCCTCCATGAGTCGTGAGGATTTAGTAAGTACCAACTATTACGACAATGAGATTGCTTATGAAAAGCGAATTCAAGCGATCAAACGTACGAAGAAGTTGGAACAAAAACCGACATGGAATATTTCCGAGCGTGCGATGACAGTAGTTTTTCCTGAGCCAATCTCACAAATCACAGGCGGCACACTGACCTTGTATCGTGCATCGGATGCCGATCGGGATATCGTCGTACCTTTGAAGCTTGACAGCCTACGATCGCAAGCGATAGATTTACAAAAAGCATTACCCGGGATGTGGCGTGCAAAGCTAGAATGGAAATCGGAAAATAATGATTATTATCTTGAAGATGTAATTTACATCGAATAA
- the ccoG gene encoding cytochrome c oxidase accessory protein CcoG, whose protein sequence is MAEIKEELAQIKNADGETYRDRIGIIDKKGARIWIYPKLVAGAFHHWRVIVSIILLVVLFGVPFIKVDGHPFIMLNILERKFILFGLAFWPQDFYLFALTFLSIVIFIVLFTAVFGRIWCGWACPQTIFMEMVFRKIEFWIEGDGPKQYALDQAPWNADKILKKTFKHIIFFAISWVIGNTLLAYIIGVDELFKIINDPIGMHVNGFTAMTIFSLIFYGIFSRFREQACIYVCPYGRLQSVLLDKNSIGVMYDFQRGEPRGKLKKGNTDGENLGDCIDCKLCVQVCPTGIDIRNGTQMECVNCTACMDACDSVMEKIKRPKNLIRYGSYNLISQKLPFKITPRIVLYSAVLTVLITVTSVFLFKRKDIQTTILRAKGPIFQLMENGDIRNVYTAKVLNKTFDAMQIEFKLEGVEGNIALIGTHELRLHPDELVESTFLVDIPRKSIRTMNTRIKIGVYKDGMKVSTEETSFVSPMQ, encoded by the coding sequence ATGGCTGAGATAAAAGAGGAATTAGCGCAGATTAAGAATGCGGACGGTGAAACGTATCGAGACCGTATAGGAATTATTGATAAAAAAGGTGCACGTATTTGGATTTACCCAAAGCTTGTCGCCGGAGCATTTCATCATTGGCGAGTGATCGTTTCGATCATTCTACTCGTCGTGCTTTTTGGCGTACCGTTTATCAAAGTAGATGGCCATCCTTTTATCATGCTCAATATACTGGAGCGAAAATTCATACTATTTGGTTTAGCCTTTTGGCCGCAAGATTTTTATCTTTTTGCGCTCACGTTTCTTTCCATCGTCATATTTATCGTCCTTTTTACTGCCGTATTTGGGCGTATTTGGTGCGGTTGGGCATGTCCCCAAACGATTTTTATGGAAATGGTTTTTAGAAAAATCGAATTCTGGATTGAAGGTGACGGACCCAAACAATACGCATTGGATCAAGCGCCATGGAATGCCGACAAAATCCTCAAGAAAACATTTAAGCATATTATCTTTTTTGCGATTTCGTGGGTTATCGGTAACACCTTGCTCGCGTATATTATCGGTGTTGATGAGTTATTCAAAATCATCAACGATCCGATCGGGATGCACGTCAACGGTTTTACGGCGATGACGATTTTTAGTCTGATATTCTATGGTATCTTTTCCCGTTTTCGCGAACAAGCTTGCATCTATGTTTGTCCCTATGGCCGCCTGCAGTCCGTATTACTGGATAAAAATTCCATCGGTGTCATGTATGATTTTCAGCGTGGTGAACCCCGAGGAAAACTAAAAAAAGGGAATACCGATGGTGAAAACTTGGGTGACTGTATTGATTGTAAATTATGCGTACAGGTATGCCCGACAGGAATTGATATTCGTAATGGCACACAGATGGAATGCGTTAACTGTACGGCATGTATGGATGCTTGCGACTCCGTCATGGAAAAAATCAAGCGGCCTAAAAACCTCATCCGCTACGGCTCATATAATCTTATTTCGCAAAAATTACCTTTCAAAATTACGCCGCGTATTGTTTTGTATTCGGCGGTCCTCACTGTATTGATTACAGTGACGTCTGTTTTCCTTTTCAAACGTAAAGATATTCAAACAACGATTTTACGCGCGAAAGGACCGATCTTCCAACTTATGGAGAATGGTGATATACGGAATGTGTATACAGCCAAAGTGCTCAATAAGACATTTGATGCGATGCAAATTGAGTTTAAACTTGAAGGTGTGGAAGGTAATATTGCACTGATCGGTACCCATGAATTGCGGTTGCATCCGGACGAATTGGTAGAGTCTACGTTTTTAGTAGATATTCCGCGTAAGTCAATCCGTACGATGAATACTAGAATTAAAATAGGTGTATATAAAGACGGAATGAAAGTTTCAACCGAAGAAACTTCGTTTGTGTCACCAATGCAGTGA
- a CDS encoding c-type cytochrome: MFYITIVWAVIYLIFYHVLEIGDRSVDEYKKEFDNTWTKEMDPNYQKADVLGTGYKGPYYYKPTDPTNKGVVAFMPAAEKPKEEELTKEFTALTDAASLGKGKEIFTVNCVPCHGKLGEGGIGPNLTDDYWIHGAGINNVVRTAWKGVPEKGMISWKQLGEKNVLLVSSYILTLRGTNPPNAKAPQGDLVKQ; this comes from the coding sequence ATGTTTTACATCACGATCGTTTGGGCTGTCATCTACTTGATATTTTATCATGTTTTGGAAATAGGCGATCGCTCGGTGGATGAATACAAAAAAGAATTTGATAATACATGGACCAAAGAAATGGATCCTAATTATCAAAAAGCTGATGTGCTTGGTACCGGTTACAAAGGCCCGTATTATTATAAGCCAACCGACCCGACCAATAAAGGCGTTGTAGCCTTTATGCCGGCCGCCGAAAAACCGAAAGAAGAAGAACTTACTAAAGAGTTTACGGCTCTAACCGATGCCGCAAGCCTCGGTAAAGGCAAAGAGATTTTCACCGTTAACTGTGTACCTTGTCACGGTAAACTGGGCGAAGGTGGTATCGGGCCTAATCTGACGGACGATTATTGGATTCACGGCGCGGGTATCAATAATGTCGTGCGAACGGCTTGGAAAGGTGTTCCCGAAAAAGGAATGATTTCTTGGAAACAACTCGGTGAAAAAAATGTGCTTTTGGTTTCCAGTTATATTCTAACACTACGGGGTACCAATCCACCGAATGCTAAAGCGCCGCAAGGTGATCTGGTCAAACAATAA
- a CDS encoding cbb3-type cytochrome c oxidase subunit 3, whose amino-acid sequence MLRRILENAGGLEIWPTIALVIFFVFFVGLIAWLVRIDKRHLHHMETMPLDGEEIAVSNNGYKHGGK is encoded by the coding sequence ATGTTACGTCGCATTTTGGAAAACGCAGGCGGTCTGGAAATATGGCCGACCATAGCGCTCGTGATCTTCTTCGTTTTTTTTGTGGGTCTGATCGCGTGGCTTGTGCGTATAGATAAGCGGCATCTGCACCATATGGAAACGATGCCGCTCGATGGCGAAGAAATCGCTGTATCAAACAACGGATACAAACACGGAGGAAAATAA
- the ccoN gene encoding cytochrome-c oxidase, cbb3-type subunit I yields the protein MEKTSVAHEPQVAGRLEQFEYDNGIVRKFAIASVIFGIVGMLVGVIIAIQLYMPALNLNIPWLTFGRIRPLHTNAVIFAFVGNGIFMGLYYSLQRLCKARLFSDTLSNIHFWGWQLIIVSAAITLPLGITSGKEYAELEWPIDIAIALVWIVFGINMFGTIIKRRERHMYVAIWFYIATWVTVTMLHVVNSLAIPAGWFKSYSVFAGVQDALVQWWYGHNAVAFFLTTPYLGLMYYFMPKAANRPVYSYRLSIIHFWALIFLYIWAGPHHLLYSALPDWAQSLGSVFSIMLIAPSWGGMINGLLTLRGVWDKVREEPVIKFMVVAVTAYGMATFEGPMLSIKNVNALSHFTDWTIAHVHIGALGWNGFLTFGILYWLVPKMWNTTLYSKKLANAHFWLGFLGIVFYAVPMYWAGITQGLMWKQFTPEGTLQYFNFLETVTQIIPMYVIRSIGGTMFFASMFIMVYNLIKTAKQGQFVADEKAEAPALTKEYVQHGQSYYHRLIERKPLPFIVLTLIAVAIGGILEIVPTFAVESNIPTIASVKPYSPLELQGRDIYIREGCYTCHSQLVRPFRSETERYGEYSKAGEYVYDHPFQWGSKRTGPDLHRVGGKYTNSWHYSHMMDPRAISPGSIMPAYPWLFENSLDISTTEKKISAMQIVGVPYEKGYEKVANNDLRAQATAVAGDLTQNGFPTTPDKEIVALIAYLQRLGTDIKVKQ from the coding sequence ATGGAAAAGACATCCGTAGCGCATGAACCGCAGGTGGCAGGTCGGCTCGAACAATTTGAGTACGACAATGGTATCGTGCGGAAGTTTGCTATCGCATCTGTTATTTTCGGTATTGTCGGTATGCTGGTCGGCGTGATCATTGCCATCCAGCTTTATATGCCGGCGCTTAACCTGAATATCCCTTGGTTGACATTTGGACGCATCAGGCCGCTGCATACCAATGCGGTTATATTTGCGTTTGTCGGTAACGGGATTTTTATGGGTCTCTACTATTCGCTGCAGCGACTTTGCAAAGCAAGGCTTTTCAGCGATACGTTGAGTAATATTCACTTTTGGGGGTGGCAGCTGATCATCGTTTCGGCCGCAATCACCTTGCCGCTTGGTATTACCAGCGGTAAAGAATATGCAGAATTAGAATGGCCGATCGATATCGCCATTGCACTCGTGTGGATCGTATTTGGTATCAATATGTTCGGTACGATCATCAAGCGCCGCGAACGCCACATGTATGTCGCGATTTGGTTTTATATCGCCACATGGGTAACGGTCACTATGTTGCATGTCGTCAATTCGCTGGCCATTCCCGCAGGATGGTTCAAGAGTTATTCGGTGTTTGCCGGCGTGCAGGATGCGCTGGTACAGTGGTGGTACGGCCATAATGCCGTAGCGTTTTTCCTTACGACGCCGTATCTCGGATTGATGTATTATTTTATGCCCAAGGCGGCTAATCGTCCTGTGTACTCGTATCGTCTTTCGATCATTCACTTTTGGGCATTGATCTTTTTATATATCTGGGCAGGCCCGCACCATTTGCTTTATAGTGCGCTTCCGGATTGGGCTCAATCGTTGGGTTCTGTTTTTTCGATCATGCTCATTGCACCGAGTTGGGGCGGTATGATCAATGGTCTTCTTACGTTACGTGGCGTTTGGGATAAAGTACGTGAAGAACCGGTGATCAAATTTATGGTGGTTGCTGTGACCGCTTATGGTATGGCAACATTTGAAGGTCCGATGCTTTCAATAAAAAATGTCAATGCGCTTAGCCACTTTACGGATTGGACGATCGCGCACGTACATATCGGCGCACTCGGATGGAACGGGTTCCTGACTTTCGGTATTTTATACTGGCTTGTACCCAAAATGTGGAATACCACATTGTACTCTAAAAAATTAGCCAACGCGCATTTTTGGTTAGGATTTCTCGGTATAGTGTTTTACGCGGTACCGATGTATTGGGCCGGTATTACGCAAGGTCTGATGTGGAAACAATTCACACCGGAAGGTACACTACAATATTTTAATTTTCTTGAAACGGTAACGCAGATCATCCCGATGTACGTGATTCGTTCGATCGGCGGTACGATGTTCTTTGCATCCATGTTTATCATGGTTTACAATCTCATCAAAACGGCGAAACAAGGTCAGTTTGTTGCCGACGAAAAAGCGGAAGCGCCGGCATTGACTAAAGAATATGTGCAACATGGCCAATCGTATTATCATCGCCTTATCGAACGCAAGCCTTTACCGTTTATCGTTTTAACGCTGATCGCCGTTGCTATCGGCGGTATTTTGGAAATCGTTCCTACGTTTGCAGTGGAATCCAATATTCCGACTATTGCCAGTGTCAAACCCTATTCACCGCTGGAATTACAAGGGCGTGATATTTATATCCGTGAAGGATGTTATACTTGCCACTCGCAGCTTGTGCGTCCTTTCCGTTCCGAAACGGAACGCTATGGCGAATACTCCAAAGCCGGCGAATACGTCTATGATCACCCGTTCCAATGGGGCTCAAAACGTACAGGTCCGGATTTGCATCGCGTCGGCGGCAAATACACGAATTCATGGCATTATAGTCACATGATGGATCCCAGAGCTATTTCACCGGGTTCGATCATGCCGGCCTACCCGTGGCTTTTTGAAAATAGTCTCGATATATCAACGACAGAAAAGAAAATTTCGGCCATGCAGATCGTAGGTGTGCCGTATGAAAAAGGATATGAGAAGGTAGCCAATAATGATTTGAGAGCGCAAGCAACGGCTGTTGCAGGCGACTTGACACAAAACGGATTTCCCACGACACCGGATAAAGAAATCGTTGCCTTGATCGCGTATTTGCAACGATTGGGAACCGATATCAAGGTGAAACAATAA
- the ccoS gene encoding cbb3-type cytochrome oxidase assembly protein CcoS: MNILVVLIAVSLMLAFGFLAAFLWAMNRGQYEDTHTPAMRMLLDENQNHITSNPSSSTEN; encoded by the coding sequence ATGAACATATTAGTTGTACTTATCGCCGTCAGCCTGATGCTGGCGTTTGGTTTTTTGGCTGCATTTTTATGGGCCATGAACAGGGGACAGTATGAAGATACGCATACACCCGCGATGCGCATGCTATTAGACGAAAATCAAAATCACATAACCTCAAACCCTTCATCATCCACGGAGAATTAA
- a CDS encoding heavy metal translocating P-type ATPase metal-binding domain-containing protein, with the protein MAETTIQSKQTCIHCGDICDTDTVQISGKTFCCQGCQWVYQILHEHDLGEYYDLKDGARSLPKAKVNVKYEFLDIPELRSSFIQFEHDHRVRVTLFLPQIHCSACIWLLEHLHKMESGIQSVRVDFLRKEAYILFDDRLTSLRQIAERLASIGYEPDFSRHDKAGATAPAVERHLYIKLGIAGFCFGNIMLLALPDYLAGGQIEAPLRDYFRYLSIVVALPLLYAVSGFFSSAFNALKEKTITMDVPISIGITTLIVRSLWDITHGFGSGYLDSLAGLTFFLLIGKIFQKKTFYTLSFERNLKSYFPLAVQKKTGDSAIVIPIEQVRVGDVLIVRYQELIPADSVLINGIATIDYSFVTGESIPVSVMQGDKIFAGGRQTGSAIEVEVVKEVSQSYLQQLWNQEAFTGSSESRIQNISNTVAKYFTAAVLTIAVMTGVYWYATDPAMLIDTVTSVLIVSCGCGLPLSIPFTFGTALRVLSEQQLYIKNYHVVENLAAINTIVFDKTGTLTKSQSSSVSFEGSPLTKEQQAIIAAVVRNSTHPLSRAVYDHLDHVETYVVDRYEEISGKGITATVHGHHVKIGSLAWLEGLPSAENSPFYSDAQRSQVHIVIDGSLLGCFTILSEFREGTEYLSKVIPKDYQLFVLSGDSDREKNRLEQLFTNRAVMLFRQLPIDKLQFIRQQQVSGRRVLMIGDGLNDAGALKQSDVGVAIAENTAAFTPSSDAIMDVKALPQLARFLIFARQTKKTVYAAFGLTLLYNLVAVTLAVQGLLAPVAAAVIMPISAISVVAFTVIAVRWIARKNQLLKTVPEVPISSLRNV; encoded by the coding sequence ATGGCAGAAACAACTATTCAATCCAAGCAAACGTGTATTCATTGTGGTGATATTTGCGATACGGACACAGTCCAAATCAGCGGAAAAACATTTTGCTGCCAAGGATGCCAATGGGTTTATCAAATTTTGCACGAGCATGATCTGGGGGAATATTACGATCTTAAAGACGGCGCGCGCTCCCTTCCTAAAGCCAAAGTTAATGTTAAATATGAATTTCTGGATATACCTGAGTTACGGAGTTCATTTATACAGTTCGAACATGATCATCGTGTTCGTGTAACGTTATTTTTACCGCAAATTCATTGTAGCGCATGCATCTGGCTTTTGGAACATCTGCATAAAATGGAATCCGGTATACAATCGGTACGTGTAGATTTCCTACGTAAGGAAGCTTATATCCTATTTGATGATCGATTGACATCATTGCGGCAGATAGCGGAAAGGCTTGCTTCGATAGGTTATGAACCCGATTTTTCAAGGCACGATAAAGCTGGGGCTACAGCACCTGCCGTCGAGCGTCATCTATATATCAAGTTAGGTATAGCCGGTTTTTGTTTTGGTAACATTATGTTGCTGGCATTACCCGACTACCTTGCCGGCGGGCAGATCGAGGCGCCACTGAGGGATTATTTTAGATATTTAAGCATCGTGGTAGCGCTGCCGTTACTATATGCCGTGAGCGGTTTTTTTTCGTCAGCATTTAATGCGCTAAAAGAAAAAACGATCACGATGGACGTACCGATTTCGATCGGTATAACGACGTTGATCGTTCGCAGCCTTTGGGATATCACCCACGGATTCGGCTCCGGTTATTTGGATTCGCTGGCAGGGCTTACTTTTTTTCTTTTGATAGGAAAAATATTTCAGAAAAAAACATTTTATACGTTGTCGTTTGAACGCAATCTGAAATCCTATTTTCCGCTTGCGGTACAGAAAAAAACAGGCGATTCCGCCATAGTGATACCGATCGAACAGGTGCGGGTTGGAGATGTGTTAATTGTTCGTTATCAGGAGCTCATACCGGCGGATAGCGTATTGATCAATGGGATTGCGACGATTGATTATAGTTTTGTTACCGGGGAAAGTATACCTGTATCGGTGATGCAGGGTGATAAAATTTTTGCCGGAGGGCGTCAAACCGGTTCCGCTATCGAAGTGGAAGTGGTCAAAGAAGTATCACAAAGTTATTTGCAACAGTTGTGGAATCAAGAAGCCTTCACGGGTTCATCGGAAAGTCGAATTCAGAATATTTCCAATACGGTGGCCAAGTATTTTACGGCGGCCGTATTAACAATCGCCGTTATGACGGGCGTGTATTGGTATGCGACCGATCCGGCCATGTTGATTGACACGGTGACTTCGGTTCTGATTGTTTCCTGCGGGTGCGGTTTACCTCTCTCCATTCCCTTTACATTTGGCACCGCATTGCGCGTACTGTCGGAGCAGCAACTTTATATTAAAAACTATCATGTCGTAGAAAACCTAGCAGCGATCAATACGATCGTTTTTGACAAAACAGGAACGTTGACTAAGTCGCAAAGTTCATCGGTTTCGTTTGAAGGAAGCCCGTTGACCAAAGAACAGCAAGCTATTATTGCTGCCGTAGTTCGTAATTCTACACACCCGCTTAGCCGTGCAGTATATGACCATCTGGATCACGTTGAAACGTATGTCGTTGATCGGTATGAAGAAATATCAGGTAAAGGAATTACAGCAACCGTACATGGTCATCATGTGAAAATCGGTTCCTTGGCATGGCTAGAAGGGTTACCGTCGGCAGAAAACTCCCCATTTTACAGTGATGCGCAACGCAGTCAGGTGCATATTGTGATTGATGGATCGCTTTTGGGGTGTTTTACAATTTTATCAGAATTTCGAGAAGGCACAGAATACCTGAGCAAAGTCATACCGAAGGACTATCAACTTTTCGTACTCTCCGGAGACAGTGACCGTGAAAAAAATCGGCTAGAGCAATTGTTTACCAACCGTGCGGTAATGCTTTTTAGGCAATTACCGATAGATAAACTACAATTTATTCGGCAGCAGCAGGTGTCCGGACGTCGTGTTTTGATGATTGGCGACGGACTCAATGATGCCGGAGCGCTCAAGCAGAGCGATGTGGGCGTAGCGATTGCCGAAAACACGGCTGCGTTCACGCCGAGTTCCGATGCGATCATGGATGTTAAAGCGCTGCCACAGTTAGCGCGTTTTTTAATTTTTGCTAGACAAACCAAAAAAACAGTGTACGCGGCGTTCGGACTCACACTACTATATAACCTTGTGGCTGTTACTTTAGCTGTGCAAGGTCTTTTGGCGCCGGTAGCTGCGGCAGTGATCATGCCTATTTCAGCAATCTCCGTGGTAGCCTTCACGGTTATAGCCGTTCGATGGATAGCAAGAAAAAATCAACTTTTAAAAACGGTACCGGAGGTACCGATATCTTCATTAAGAAACGTATGA